The proteins below are encoded in one region of Pseudomonadota bacterium:
- a CDS encoding rubrerythrin family protein has protein sequence MDLKGTKTEKNLLLAYTGESNNRNLYSYFASQAKEEGYEQIAAIFLETADNEQEHAKQELNFIQTSDVELPAGIYPVKGFGKTVPNLETAVAGEHYEQSIMYPEFADTADEEGFFEIARMLRHIASIEALHEKRYLALLNNIKEGKVFKKDTVVKWKCRVCGYVNEDKDAPDKCPVCSYGRAFFELSAENY, from the coding sequence ATGGATTTAAAGGGAACAAAAACCGAAAAGAATTTGCTCTTAGCGTATACCGGCGAGTCTAACAACAGGAACTTATATTCCTATTTTGCATCACAGGCAAAAGAAGAAGGATATGAACAGATTGCCGCAATTTTTTTGGAAACAGCCGACAATGAACAAGAACATGCCAAACAAGAGTTAAACTTTATTCAGACAAGTGATGTAGAACTCCCTGCCGGTATTTATCCTGTTAAAGGATTTGGCAAGACTGTTCCCAATCTGGAAACAGCCGTTGCCGGTGAACACTACGAGCAGAGTATAATGTATCCTGAGTTTGCCGACACAGCCGATGAAGAAGGTTTTTTTGAAATTGCCCGAATGTTGCGGCACATTGCCTCTATAGAAGCTCTGCATGAAAAACGGTATCTTGCCCTTTTAAATAATATAAAAGAAGGGAAAGTTTTCAAAAAGGATACGGTTGTTAAATGGAAATGCCGCGTATGCGGATATGTAAATGAAGATAAGGATGCCCCTGATAAGTGTCCTGTATGTTCTTATGGCCGTGCCTTTTTTGAGTTATCAGCAGAAAATTATTAG
- a CDS encoding TonB-dependent receptor: MKHPISLFLLFLIFIFPHVAKCQQLHSLDEIVVTATRVETPVEEVASSISIVTSKEIEDKKEPMVLDVLRGLPGVDVTQTGGLGRSSSIYIRGANPEHTLVMIDGMEVNDVMHFGRLYDFSDLTIDNVERIEVLRGPQSTLYGSGAIGGVINIITKKGAGKPKFFVSGEGGSYNTFRESAGLEGSLKNFYYSLGISHINSKGISSAYRKDSNIETDGYDNASFSSRFGFTLGKHVNTDFIVHYTKTRSDIDNGGGRGGDDVNNIYRAAQLLLKGKVDIALFEGKWIQSIEFATNTNDRTYFNPRDFQHPDDAEKSSYNGRLNKIGWQHVVEAHKTNTLTFGVEYKEETGKSDYRWINAWGTGTTLFPEKSAHNTGYYIQDQVKLGEQFFGTIGLRLDDHSEIGSKITYRIAPAYFIKKTGTKIRGTYGTGERAPSLYQLYAPATVWGAVGNVNLKPEESKGWDFGIDQDFFNEKVTLGITYFSNKFKNLIDYDNTLGYVNIGKAQTDGVEFSTRIKARDDLTFDFSYTCMDTENQDTGESLLRRPKNKFSADTSYSFSEKGSIHLRVLYTGQRRDWMPYPSSGIVGGHTLVNIATKYNITKQIQLFARIENLLNRQYQEVRGYGTPGFSMYGGFKVAF; encoded by the coding sequence GTGAAGCATCCAATATCATTATTTCTCTTGTTTTTGATTTTTATCTTTCCCCATGTGGCAAAATGCCAGCAACTCCACAGTTTAGACGAAATCGTTGTTACTGCAACAAGGGTCGAAACACCGGTAGAAGAGGTGGCAAGCTCGATCAGCATAGTAACATCAAAAGAGATTGAGGATAAAAAAGAACCTATGGTGCTGGATGTCCTCCGGGGATTGCCCGGGGTCGATGTGACGCAAACCGGAGGGCTCGGCAGGTCATCATCAATATATATCAGGGGCGCCAATCCGGAGCATACCCTTGTAATGATCGATGGGATGGAAGTAAATGATGTAATGCACTTCGGCAGGCTCTATGATTTTTCAGACCTTACGATTGATAATGTTGAACGCATTGAGGTTTTACGGGGGCCTCAGAGCACTCTTTACGGTTCAGGCGCCATAGGCGGCGTTATCAACATAATTACAAAAAAGGGGGCTGGAAAACCGAAATTCTTTGTATCCGGAGAGGGCGGTTCCTATAATACATTCAGGGAATCAGCCGGATTAGAGGGCTCTTTGAAAAACTTTTACTATTCTTTGGGTATCTCACACATAAATTCCAAAGGTATCTCATCGGCCTACAGAAAAGACAGTAATATTGAAACCGACGGATATGATAATGCGTCCTTTTCATCAAGGTTCGGATTTACCCTTGGAAAACACGTCAATACCGATTTTATTGTCCATTACACCAAAACAAGATCAGACATCGACAATGGAGGGGGGCGAGGGGGCGATGATGTAAATAACATATACAGAGCTGCCCAGCTTCTTTTAAAGGGAAAGGTGGATATCGCCCTATTTGAAGGAAAATGGATACAGTCCATAGAGTTCGCTACCAACACCAATGACAGAACATACTTTAACCCCAGAGATTTCCAGCACCCTGATGATGCAGAAAAATCGAGCTACAACGGAAGACTTAACAAAATAGGATGGCAGCATGTTGTTGAGGCTCATAAAACAAATACGCTCACCTTTGGTGTGGAATATAAGGAAGAAACGGGAAAATCCGATTACCGCTGGATAAATGCCTGGGGCACAGGGACAACCCTCTTTCCCGAAAAGTCGGCACATAATACAGGCTATTACATACAGGATCAGGTTAAGCTTGGGGAACAGTTTTTCGGAACCATAGGCTTGCGCCTGGATGATCACAGCGAAATAGGATCGAAAATCACATACAGGATTGCCCCTGCTTACTTCATAAAAAAGACAGGAACAAAGATACGAGGGACATACGGCACCGGAGAGAGGGCTCCCTCCTTGTACCAGCTCTATGCGCCTGCAACGGTATGGGGGGCTGTGGGTAATGTCAATTTAAAGCCGGAGGAAAGCAAAGGCTGGGATTTCGGGATAGATCAGGATTTTTTTAATGAAAAAGTCACCCTCGGAATCACCTATTTCAGTAACAAATTTAAAAATCTCATAGATTACGATAACACCCTCGGTTACGTAAATATCGGAAAGGCACAAACTGACGGAGTGGAGTTCTCAACAAGGATTAAGGCAAGAGATGATCTTACATTCGATTTCAGCTATACCTGTATGGACACTGAAAACCAGGATACCGGCGAATCTTTATTGAGAAGACCGAAGAATAAGTTCAGCGCTGATACAAGCTATAGTTTTTCAGAAAAAGGGAGCATTCATCTCAGGGTTCTATATACAGGTCAAAGGAGGGACTGGATGCCATATCCTTCAAGCGGTATAGTCGGAGGACATACTCTGGTAAATATTGCAACCAAATATAATATAACCAAACAAATTCAGCTTTTCGCAAGGATTGAGAACCTCCTGAACAGGCAATATCAGGAAGTCCGGGGATATGGGACGCCCGGCTTTTCCATGTACGGAGGTTTTAAAGTTGCCTTTTGA
- a CDS encoding DUF2905 domain-containing protein, whose protein sequence is MGRWIIIAGLILVVIGIILHFAPWLVNWFDKLPGDIRIETERSKIFIPITSMVILSIILTVLINLFKR, encoded by the coding sequence ATGGGACGTTGGATAATAATAGCAGGATTAATATTAGTTGTAATAGGGATAATACTGCACTTCGCTCCCTGGCTTGTGAATTGGTTCGATAAATTGCCAGGTGATATACGTATTGAGACTGAGCGGAGCAAAATATTTATTCCTATTACATCCATGGTGATACTTAGCATTATTCTGACAGTGCTAATAAACTTATTTAAACGATAG
- a CDS encoding helix-turn-helix transcriptional regulator — protein MTDIKYDPVSHDHEAFLNKARKRQGFREAYDNLEEEYMLVREMLSARSESGLTQEAVAELMGTTKSAVSRLESAGKHAPSITTLKRYAKAVGCDLQIKLVPKNSPTRRSTQSATKDVASG, from the coding sequence ATGACTGACATTAAATACGATCCTGTGTCTCACGACCATGAGGCATTCTTGAATAAGGCCAGGAAGCGTCAAGGTTTTCGCGAAGCGTATGACAACTTAGAGGAAGAATATATGCTTGTTCGTGAGATGCTGTCTGCCCGCTCAGAGTCCGGTCTCACACAAGAAGCTGTTGCAGAACTGATGGGTACCACTAAGAGTGCAGTATCACGTCTGGAATCAGCGGGCAAACATGCTCCGTCAATTACAACGCTCAAGAGGTATGCGAAAGCCGTTGGTTGTGATCTGCAAATCAAGTTAGTTCCTAAAAACAGCCCAACAAGGCGCTCCACCCAATCGGCAACAAAAGACGTTGCCTCTGGGTGA
- a CDS encoding type II toxin-antitoxin system RelE/ParE family toxin, with protein sequence MRYTIEYFNPYVREEIEDWPADVLADYARIVELLMEFGPHLRMPHSRAMGDGLFELRPRSSEGIGRVFYCFMINQRIVILHAFIKKTRETPKRELKLARKRMKEVKND encoded by the coding sequence ATGAGATATACCATTGAGTACTTTAATCCGTATGTAAGAGAAGAAATTGAGGATTGGCCCGCCGACGTTCTGGCCGACTATGCGCGAATTGTAGAGTTGCTCATGGAGTTCGGGCCACATTTACGTATGCCACATTCACGAGCTATGGGGGATGGGTTATTTGAATTGAGGCCTCGAAGTTCTGAAGGTATTGGAAGAGTATTCTATTGTTTCATGATAAATCAACGCATCGTGATACTTCATGCATTTATCAAAAAGACACGAGAAACCCCAAAAAGAGAATTAAAGCTGGCCCGTAAAAGAATGAAGGAGGTTAAAAATGACTGA
- a CDS encoding DUF3795 domain-containing protein: protein MQKEEDHSGELDKKLAAVCGLYCEACTFFIATKEDPARLKGLATRFQISEEAVKCYGCRSTKRVP from the coding sequence ATGCAAAAAGAAGAAGATCACTCTGGAGAGTTAGACAAAAAGTTAGCCGCTGTGTGCGGGCTTTACTGTGAGGCATGCACTTTTTTCATTGCCACGAAGGAAGACCCGGCAAGGCTCAAGGGACTGGCAACACGATTTCAGATTTCAGAGGAAGCGGTCAAGTGTTACGGATGTCGGTCGACCAAGAGAGTACCTTAG
- the cobT gene encoding nicotinate-nucleotide--dimethylbenzimidazole phosphoribosyltransferase, producing MKKLTIEPIKTSLLELAQTRLDSLTKPIGSLGRLEEFARRLVGITGQEIPPPFSKKAIFTFAGDHGVTEEGISLYPKEVTEQMVYNFLRGGAGINVLARHAGADVVVVDIGVDCDFTGQAGLLIKKVVRGTKNMRKGPAMTREEAEQCIDTGIALAMEYADKGYCMFGTGDMGIGNTTASSAIAAVISGKPVAGVTGRGTGISDEALAHKIKVIEDAIAFNRPDPKDPIDVLSKVGGAEIGGIAGIILGAAYRKIPVVVDGFISTAGALIAYTIEPAVTDYIFAAHNSVETGHKIILDAMGLQPILNLDLRLGEGTGAALAMFIIEGGLKIYCEMATFDEAGVSKELS from the coding sequence ATGAAGAAACTCACGATTGAACCGATAAAGACATCATTGCTTGAATTGGCACAGACACGACTCGACAGCCTTACAAAACCGATAGGCAGCCTTGGCAGGCTTGAAGAATTTGCGAGAAGACTTGTCGGCATAACAGGTCAGGAGATCCCGCCTCCTTTTTCAAAAAAGGCGATCTTCACTTTTGCAGGAGACCATGGAGTTACAGAGGAAGGGATATCGCTTTATCCGAAAGAAGTAACGGAACAGATGGTATATAATTTTCTCAGAGGCGGTGCAGGCATAAACGTACTTGCAAGACATGCCGGGGCGGATGTTGTTGTTGTGGACATCGGCGTAGACTGTGATTTTACCGGACAGGCTGGTCTCCTCATAAAGAAAGTCGTCAGAGGAACAAAAAATATGCGAAAGGGACCTGCCATGACCCGTGAAGAGGCAGAACAATGTATCGACACAGGTATTGCGCTCGCTATGGAATATGCCGACAAAGGCTATTGCATGTTCGGAACAGGGGATATGGGGATAGGCAATACCACCGCATCCAGCGCCATTGCAGCGGTCATTTCAGGGAAGCCTGTTGCCGGGGTAACAGGCAGAGGAACAGGTATATCCGACGAAGCCTTGGCACACAAGATCAAGGTTATCGAAGATGCAATAGCCTTCAATAGACCGGATCCAAAAGACCCGATTGATGTGCTCTCCAAGGTGGGCGGCGCAGAGATAGGTGGGATTGCAGGGATTATTCTCGGGGCTGCATACCGGAAGATACCGGTGGTAGTAGACGGCTTCATTTCTACTGCAGGGGCACTAATAGCCTATACTATAGAACCGGCAGTAACAGACTATATATTCGCAGCACATAACTCAGTGGAAACAGGTCATAAGATTATCCTTGATGCAATGGGCTTACAACCCATCCTTAATCTGGACTTAAGGCTCGGTGAAGGCACCGGGGCAGCCCTGGCTATGTTCATAATTGAAGGGGGTCTTAAAATATATTGTGAAATGGCTACATTCGATGAAGCAGGCGTTTCAAAGGAACTGTCGTGA
- a CDS encoding ABC transporter ATP-binding protein, with protein MIEINNFSCGYGSKVILNNIDLRVEKGEFVGIIGPNGSGKTTLLRGITRLVKPFGGMIRFGGKDIRGMGFREIAQKIAVVSQGIPSTIMTVEEYVLLGRIPHYSTFQLFETGKDIELAEHCMEITDTIRFKDRYISMLSSGEVQLALIARALTQEPLLLLLDEPTAHLDITHQVGILDLIKRLNREYALTIIIVLHDLNLAAEYCDRLVLMDKGAIKRTGKPEDVLNYSDIEEVYKTVVVVETNPLSSKPFVLVVPEEVKKRCKR; from the coding sequence ATGATTGAAATAAATAATTTTTCATGCGGATATGGCTCAAAGGTCATACTCAACAATATCGATCTCCGGGTAGAAAAGGGGGAGTTTGTGGGCATCATCGGCCCTAACGGATCAGGTAAAACCACTCTGCTTCGCGGTATTACACGGTTAGTCAAGCCCTTTGGAGGTATGATCCGTTTCGGCGGGAAAGATATAAGGGGGATGGGCTTCAGAGAAATTGCACAAAAGATAGCTGTAGTATCCCAGGGCATTCCTTCAACAATAATGACTGTTGAAGAATATGTCCTCCTCGGCAGAATACCCCATTACAGCACATTCCAGTTGTTCGAAACCGGAAAGGATATTGAACTTGCCGAACATTGTATGGAGATTACCGATACAATAAGATTTAAAGACAGGTATATCTCTATGTTAAGCAGCGGAGAGGTACAGCTCGCGCTCATTGCGCGTGCACTCACTCAGGAACCGTTGCTACTGCTGCTTGATGAACCTACTGCCCATCTGGATATTACTCATCAGGTGGGAATCCTCGATCTTATCAAAAGATTAAACAGGGAATATGCCCTTACCATTATCATCGTGCTTCACGATCTCAACCTTGCCGCAGAATACTGCGACCGCCTCGTCCTCATGGACAAAGGCGCCATCAAAAGAACGGGAAAACCGGAAGACGTACTGAATTACAGTGATATTGAAGAGGTTTATAAGACGGTTGTTGTTGTGGAAACAAACCCTCTGTCTTCTAAGCCATTCGTGCTTGTCGTGCCTGAGGAGGTAAAGAAACGATGCAAAAGATAA
- a CDS encoding helical backbone metal receptor, producing the protein MKKHVITTLFIVVFAYAGIFILTNSYAGEPTAKPTPYQRIISLSPAITEALYLLGVEDRIIGVTTYCQKPPDAAKKEKIGTILEINTEKVISLKPDLVIGTGLTNSKDTKKLKNLGINVVTFDISKDFDWLCHIFIELGKLVGKEEQARTMIAESKKRIVKTQKKVEGLSRKKVFVQLGSKPLFAVTRDYFINDLIEFAGGVNIFKDAQSGLVSREEVVRRNPDIVIITTMGITGEKEQKTWQQYRTINAVKNKNIYLVDSDRMCSPTPVSFVELLEDIVKILHPEAFEG; encoded by the coding sequence ATGAAAAAACACGTTATAACTACGCTTTTTATTGTTGTTTTTGCTTATGCCGGCATTTTTATCCTGACCAATTCTTACGCAGGTGAGCCTACAGCGAAGCCAACACCGTATCAAAGAATCATTTCCTTGAGTCCTGCCATCACAGAAGCCCTATATCTGCTCGGTGTTGAAGACAGAATCATCGGCGTCACTACATATTGCCAGAAACCCCCTGATGCAGCAAAAAAAGAAAAAATCGGTACAATATTGGAAATCAATACGGAAAAGGTGATCAGCCTAAAACCCGACCTTGTTATCGGCACAGGGCTTACAAATTCAAAAGATACCAAGAAATTAAAAAACCTCGGGATAAATGTGGTAACTTTTGATATATCAAAGGACTTTGATTGGCTCTGTCACATTTTCATTGAACTCGGCAAATTGGTGGGAAAAGAAGAACAGGCAAGGACTATGATAGCTGAATCGAAGAAAAGGATAGTAAAAACACAAAAAAAGGTGGAAGGCCTGTCCCGTAAAAAGGTCTTTGTCCAGCTCGGCTCCAAACCACTTTTTGCAGTCACCAGAGATTACTTTATCAACGATCTTATAGAATTTGCCGGCGGGGTAAATATTTTTAAAGATGCACAATCCGGTCTCGTAAGCAGGGAAGAAGTGGTACGGCGCAATCCCGATATAGTTATTATCACAACCATGGGCATTACAGGCGAAAAAGAGCAAAAAACATGGCAACAATACAGAACCATTAATGCCGTGAAAAACAAGAATATATACCTCGTAGATTCCGACAGGATGTGCAGCCCCACACCGGTCAGCTTTGTAGAATTGCTTGAAGATATCGTAAAGATACTGCATCCAGAGGCATTTGAAGGATAG
- a CDS encoding iron ABC transporter permease produces the protein MKKTILNWRYSILLSVGFLLAASLYSLSSGSSDITLKDVIPTLLRGSGTPEFSILFDIRIPRILLGFAVGGSLSLAGVILQGMFRNPLVEPYTLGISGGAALGVALCIILGLHRIFPDLAMPLFGFIGAFAVALPISLINIRKGTVKTEGLLLTGVMISYISSSIVTLILAISRTEDLQGIIFWIMGSLEEPSWLLISIVLFISLTCLVLSYIFSLDLNALALGEEEAVHLGVNVERAKKMLFLIASVLTGVSVSIAGIIGFVGLVVPHFVRMLAGYDHRVLLVMSFLTGAGFLIFCDTLARTIISPVELPVGVITGILGGSLFVYALSRRFLK, from the coding sequence ATGAAAAAAACTATATTGAACTGGCGGTACTCCATACTTCTTTCAGTGGGGTTCCTTCTTGCCGCAAGCCTCTATTCGCTGAGCAGTGGCTCATCCGACATAACCCTGAAAGATGTTATACCGACGCTCTTAAGAGGCAGCGGAACCCCTGAGTTCAGCATTCTTTTTGATATCCGCATACCCAGGATTCTGCTGGGCTTTGCTGTCGGCGGTTCTTTAAGCCTTGCCGGGGTTATCCTCCAGGGCATGTTCCGGAACCCCCTTGTTGAGCCTTATACGCTTGGCATTTCAGGAGGCGCTGCCCTCGGCGTAGCCCTCTGTATTATTCTGGGACTGCACAGAATATTCCCGGACCTTGCCATGCCGCTTTTCGGATTCATAGGCGCCTTTGCTGTGGCCCTTCCCATCTCCCTTATAAATATAAGGAAAGGTACGGTTAAAACAGAGGGTCTCCTTCTTACAGGCGTAATGATAAGCTATATCTCTTCTTCCATAGTTACCCTTATATTGGCCATATCGCGCACTGAAGACCTCCAGGGCATCATATTCTGGATAATGGGCTCATTAGAAGAACCAAGCTGGTTGCTCATCTCCATTGTCCTGTTTATTTCTTTGACCTGCCTTGTCTTGTCTTACATCTTCTCTTTAGATCTGAACGCCCTTGCCCTGGGCGAGGAAGAGGCCGTTCATCTCGGCGTAAACGTGGAAAGGGCAAAGAAGATGCTCTTTCTCATTGCATCAGTTTTGACAGGTGTCAGCGTATCCATTGCAGGCATAATCGGTTTTGTCGGGCTTGTTGTGCCTCACTTTGTAAGGATGCTTGCAGGGTATGACCACAGGGTACTTCTTGTCATGTCATTCCTTACAGGCGCAGGCTTTCTCATATTCTGCGATACCCTGGCGCGGACAATCATTTCACCCGTCGAACTTCCTGTAGGGGTTATAACTGGCATACTCGGAGGTAGCCTTTTTGTCTATGCCTTAAGCAGAAGGTTTTTGAAATGA
- the cobU gene encoding bifunctional adenosylcobinamide kinase/adenosylcobinamide-phosphate guanylyltransferase produces MQKIIIILGGARSGKSHYALAETSLIKGKKAFIATAEPLDDEMHIRIENHKKERGNDWDTYEEPIHIAPLISRIKGKYDVILIDCLTLWVSNIMHAGFDIVEEAGKLVSVISTYSPTPLYIISNEVGLGLVPESPLGRAYRDNLGHVNRQVAQAASDVIFMFAGIPLKIKSS; encoded by the coding sequence ATGCAAAAGATAATTATTATACTTGGAGGCGCAAGGAGCGGAAAAAGTCATTATGCATTGGCAGAAACATCTCTTATAAAAGGGAAAAAGGCCTTTATTGCGACAGCAGAGCCCCTCGACGACGAGATGCATATCCGTATAGAAAATCATAAGAAGGAAAGAGGCAACGACTGGGATACCTACGAAGAACCGATTCACATAGCCCCTCTAATAAGCAGGATCAAAGGAAAATACGACGTTATCCTCATAGACTGTCTTACCTTATGGGTTTCGAATATCATGCATGCCGGTTTTGACATTGTTGAAGAGGCAGGGAAACTCGTTTCCGTTATCTCAACCTACTCCCCTACCCCTCTATATATTATTTCAAATGAAGTAGGGCTGGGACTTGTCCCGGAATCGCCTCTCGGAAGGGCGTACAGAGACAATCTGGGGCATGTGAACCGGCAGGTTGCGCAGGCGGCGTCAGATGTAATCTTTATGTTTGCAGGCATTCCATTAAAAATAAAGTCATCATAA
- a CDS encoding type II toxin-antitoxin system Phd/YefM family antitoxin yields the protein MKRLRVNEDIRPMSEFRTGIASFLKQIHDTKRPLIITQHGKGVAVLLDAGEYEAMQERIELLQDIQTSIGQIEAGQGIDHENAKTTLLKQIRE from the coding sequence ATGAAAAGACTCAGAGTCAATGAAGATATCCGGCCAATGTCGGAGTTTCGCACTGGCATTGCATCCTTCCTCAAACAGATACACGATACAAAGCGCCCACTCATCATCACACAGCATGGGAAAGGTGTGGCTGTTTTGCTCGACGCAGGCGAATATGAAGCTATGCAAGAGAGAATTGAATTACTTCAAGACATACAGACATCTATTGGTCAGATAGAAGCTGGTCAGGGAATTGACCATGAAAATGCCAAGACCACCTTATTGAAACAGATCAGAGAATGA
- a CDS encoding diphthine--ammonia ligase, translating into MKTFCSWSGGKDSALAFYEAARSGIAITHLLNMATENGKHSRTHGLTSELLVSQAEALNISLVQQGASWDTYENEFKKAVAGIKEGNALRGVFGDIDMIEHRNWVERVCLESGVEPMLPLWLREREELLNSFIDAGFKAIVVATDKQYLGEEWLGREINRAFMDDLKAFDRVDLCGEKGEYHTFVYDGPIFVKPVEFSIIRKVLTDSYCFLELTANKQM; encoded by the coding sequence ATGAAGACATTTTGTTCATGGAGCGGAGGAAAGGACAGCGCCCTGGCATTCTATGAGGCAGCCAGGTCCGGCATAGCAATCACCCACTTACTCAATATGGCAACGGAAAACGGCAAGCATTCACGTACTCACGGCCTTACATCAGAGCTTCTCGTCTCTCAGGCTGAAGCGCTCAACATCAGTCTTGTACAACAGGGGGCATCCTGGGACACCTATGAAAATGAATTCAAGAAAGCCGTTGCAGGCATCAAAGAGGGTAACGCACTCAGAGGAGTCTTCGGGGATATCGATATGATAGAACACAGGAACTGGGTGGAGCGGGTATGCCTGGAGTCGGGGGTAGAACCCATGCTTCCTCTTTGGTTGAGAGAAAGAGAGGAACTCCTCAACTCTTTTATCGACGCAGGCTTTAAGGCCATCGTCGTTGCAACGGATAAACAATATTTAGGCGAAGAATGGCTTGGCAGGGAAATAAACAGGGCATTTATGGATGATCTAAAGGCATTTGACCGTGTCGATCTCTGTGGTGAAAAAGGAGAGTACCATACCTTTGTTTATGATGGCCCCATCTTTGTAAAACCCGTAGAGTTCAGCATTATACGAAAGGTATTAACGGACTCATATTGTTTTCTGGAACTTACAGCAAATAAACAGATGTGA
- a CDS encoding asparagine synthase-related protein — MYGDKELNTMKELSSRLNNIFTGAVEKMAVPNILFSGGLDTSIIAAIACHIYPPSEVQAVTINLLSEGDDLQYSKELAQALQFHHIQRSISIDEALQAIPVVIKALGSFDPAIPNDITAYYGLKTLSGMGISSFMTGDGADELFGGYDFMKEIDDLSNYIRRITSHMSFSSNVLADFLAMDVRQPFLEKEVIKFALEIPDKFRIRAEHGVIHGKWILRKAFEDLLPVRFIWQGKRPLEYGSGMTRLREIISSMVSDEEFRNNPYPVRFFNKEHFYYYKVFCEVGNTIPAPKEGEKACPACGAGMSVNSFHCRVCGHVLEWKL, encoded by the coding sequence ATGTACGGGGATAAAGAGCTTAATACAATGAAAGAACTATCATCCAGATTAAATAATATTTTTACCGGTGCTGTTGAAAAAATGGCCGTGCCCAACATTCTTTTCTCCGGCGGACTTGATACAAGCATCATTGCAGCTATTGCATGCCACATCTATCCGCCCTCTGAAGTTCAAGCAGTTACGATAAACCTTTTGTCTGAAGGCGATGATCTCCAATATTCAAAAGAGCTTGCACAGGCCCTGCAATTCCATCATATCCAGAGATCAATCAGCATTGATGAGGCGCTGCAAGCTATTCCCGTTGTAATCAAAGCGCTTGGAAGCTTTGACCCTGCAATACCGAATGATATTACCGCCTACTACGGTTTAAAGACCCTCTCCGGCATGGGCATCTCTTCATTCATGACAGGGGACGGTGCAGACGAACTTTTTGGCGGCTATGATTTTATGAAAGAAATTGATGATTTATCCAATTATATAAGAAGGATAACCTCGCACATGTCTTTCAGTTCAAATGTGCTTGCAGATTTCCTGGCAATGGATGTAAGACAGCCCTTTCTCGAAAAAGAGGTAATCAAATTCGCTCTGGAAATACCGGATAAATTCAGGATTCGGGCAGAGCACGGGGTGATCCACGGCAAATGGATACTTAGAAAGGCCTTTGAAGACCTTCTCCCGGTCAGGTTCATCTGGCAGGGGAAAAGACCCCTTGAATACGGTTCCGGCATGACAAGACTCAGGGAGATCATATCTTCGATGGTCAGTGACGAGGAGTTTCGAAATAATCCTTATCCTGTCAGGTTTTTTAATAAAGAACATTTCTATTATTACAAGGTGTTCTGTGAAGTTGGCAACACGATCCCGGCACCGAAAGAAGGAGAAAAGGCATGTCCGGCCTGCGGCGCCGGCATGTCAGTCAATTCCTTTCACTGCCGTGTGTGCGGGCACGTACTTGAATGGAAGTTATAA
- a CDS encoding type II toxin-antitoxin system RelE/ParE family toxin, which yields MKIIWSPVAMDRVSEIAGYIAQENPVAAKSWIETVFQRVGELKVFPESGRVVPETDSETIRELIYGNYRIIYRLEEKRISVLTVRHGKQILPVDEIVV from the coding sequence ATGAAAATCATCTGGTCTCCCGTTGCAATGGACAGAGTCTCAGAGATAGCAGGGTACATAGCACAGGAAAATCCGGTTGCTGCAAAAAGTTGGATAGAAACAGTTTTTCAAAGAGTGGGTGAACTGAAAGTATTTCCTGAGAGCGGTCGCGTTGTGCCGGAAACCGACAGTGAAACTATAAGAGAACTGATATATGGCAACTACCGAATAATCTACCGGTTGGAAGAAAAGAGGATTTCCGTGCTTACCGTTCGTCACGGGAAGCAGATATTGCCGGTGGATGAAATCGTGGTATAA